The DNA window CAACAACCGAGTGCATAATCCGTGTCCATGCAGGTAAACCGTGGTGGCCAGGGCCGGGATCGAACCGGCGACCTTCCGCTTTTCAGGCGGACGCTCGTACCAACTGAGCTACCTGGCCGGAAGGCACCGGCCATCTCGATAACCGAAGTGCCTCGCCAATAATGGCGACCCTGACGGGACTCGAACCCGCGACCTCCGCCGTGACAGGGCGGCGCGCTAACCAACTGCGCCACAGGGCCTTGCTTTTCCACGCTATGCGGCTTCCTATCGTACGGTGCCGCGCGTACCCCCTACGGGATTCGAACCCGCGCTACCGCCTTGAAAGGGCGGCGTCCTAGGCCGCTAGACGAAGGGGGCCAGCCGAATCTCTCCGGGGTACTCACAACGCTGTGACGCTGGGAGCCTCGATAGCTTAGGTTACCGGCACCCCAATCCTCAAACGAGCCGCCCGGTCGCACCCAGTATCCTGATTTCTCACGCCCCTATAGCTCAGTCGGTAGAGCTACGGACTTTTAATCCGCAGGTCCCAGGTTCGAGCCCTGGTGGGGGCACCACAGGCGCGGCGTAATCTCACGATGTGCTCTATCAGCAGGCCCGGCGCCCGTTCTGGCGGCGCCATCCATTTGTCACCGGGACCGCCGCGCTCGTGACGTTCTGGTGGCTTGCGAACGGCTGGTACGAAGCCGTTGCCGTCACGGCGATCGTTGGTCTGCTCATGTTCGTCAGCCGCCGCAGGAAGGCACTTACCATCCGCGATGCGGGCCTGCGCGCCCGTGCCGATTACGAGTACCGACTGAGCCTGCGTGGCGATCAGCGAGGCATGTTCGGCCGGTATCCGCCAGTTCAGGCAGGTTGGTTCCCGGACCCGCAGAACCGTTGTCAGATACGGTATTTCGACGGCGCGATGTGGACACCGCACACCGTTCGCCGTTAGCGATCAGACCTTCGGGGAGTAGTAGTGCGGGTTGTCGCGATACTCCACGGGCGGCAGATTGCGTGCCGGCGTTTCGACCAACCGTGAGTCTGCAGGCAACCGGCCACTGGCCCGGTCCCACGCAGATCGCTTGCGCGGGTGCATCATCATGCGTTGGGGCAGCAGCTTGACCACCTGGTACACAACTTTGCCGAACAAGCGGTGCAGCCGTTCCTGACGTGGCGTCCATGTGTAGCCCATGAGGTCACGCACCGCTGGGTCGAACAGGCCGACGGTGGTGAAGTTGAAGAACCTCTGCATTGCCGCGATGTTGAGCTGCCATAACCAATCGGGCATCCACTGCAGCGAAGGATGCTTGGGCATCGACGACAAATCGAGCACCTCACGCGCGGCCCAGTTGTTCTC is part of the Mycolicibacterium tusciae JS617 genome and encodes:
- a CDS encoding DUF2510 domain-containing protein; this translates as MLYQQARRPFWRRHPFVTGTAALVTFWWLANGWYEAVAVTAIVGLLMFVSRRRKALTIRDAGLRARADYEYRLSLRGDQRGMFGRYPPVQAGWFPDPQNRCQIRYFDGAMWTPHTVRR